Proteins from a genomic interval of Paenibacillus sp. FSL H8-0048:
- the coxB gene encoding cytochrome c oxidase subunit II — translation MMKTWQAGKRLLPMTAALGLLLAGCGREDLSVLRPQGPVAESSYGLMKLSITIMIVVLLIVFSIAAYVWIRFRRKKDQDEIPEQVEGSFKLEVLWTVIPLILVIVLAIPTVKVVFAAGNDHSDDKDAIKVKVTGHQYWWEFEYKDYGITTAQDLIIPTGKHIAFELSTKDVLHSFWVPSLAGKMDTNPDGTVNRFSFSAPNEGVYRGKCAELCGPSHGFMEFKVKAVSGDAFEKWIASMKAPESVMPEDPVLAEKFKSQCLSCHAIGSMPASPVAPSLTGIGSRESVAGILLNDDTREDGAPVLENLKTWLHDPQSVKPGNKMPNPKDRGLSDEEIDGIAEFLAGYTLD, via the coding sequence ATGATGAAAACGTGGCAGGCTGGTAAGCGGCTTCTTCCCATGACCGCAGCACTTGGACTCCTTCTGGCCGGATGCGGGCGGGAGGACTTGTCGGTACTCAGACCGCAGGGACCCGTAGCGGAAAGCTCTTACGGACTGATGAAGCTGTCAATCACGATCATGATTGTGGTGCTGCTGATCGTCTTCTCGATTGCGGCTTATGTATGGATTCGCTTCCGCCGGAAGAAAGATCAGGATGAGATCCCGGAGCAGGTGGAGGGCAGCTTCAAGCTGGAGGTGCTATGGACGGTCATCCCGCTTATTCTCGTCATTGTGCTGGCGATTCCCACGGTGAAGGTGGTGTTCGCTGCCGGCAATGATCATTCGGATGACAAGGACGCCATCAAGGTCAAGGTGACCGGCCACCAGTACTGGTGGGAATTCGAATATAAGGATTACGGAATAACGACTGCGCAGGATCTGATTATTCCTACAGGCAAGCATATTGCCTTCGAGCTGAGCACGAAGGATGTGCTGCATTCCTTCTGGGTACCCTCGCTGGCCGGGAAAATGGACACCAATCCCGACGGCACGGTGAACCGCTTCAGCTTCAGTGCCCCGAATGAAGGCGTTTACCGGGGGAAATGTGCAGAGCTGTGCGGACCCTCCCACGGGTTCATGGAGTTCAAGGTGAAGGCTGTCAGCGGTGATGCCTTCGAGAAGTGGATCGCTTCGATGAAGGCACCGGAGTCGGTGATGCCGGAAGACCCGGTACTGGCTGAGAAGTTCAAGTCCCAGTGCCTTAGCTGCCATGCGATTGGCAGCATGCCTGCATCACCGGTCGCTCCCAGCCTGACCGGAATTGGTTCCCGTGAATCCGTTGCCGGGATTTTGCTTAATGATGACACCCGCGAAGACGGAGCACCGGTCCTGGAGAATCTGAAGACTTGGCTGCATGATCCGCAGAGCGTGAAGCCCGGCAACAAGATGCCGAATCCGAAGGATAGGGGCTTAAGTGATGAAGAGATCGACGGCATTGCCGAATTTCTGGCCGGTTATACGCTGGACTAG
- a CDS encoding diacylglycerol/lipid kinase family protein, with amino-acid sequence MYLFIINSRSGGGAGLRTWHTVQALLAARAVPYEALFTQSADSAESQMLHALARRDDWRAAIVVGGDGTIYSVLGALRRRGVPLGVIPAGSGNDTARGFSIPLAPGAALDYALQERCLEADLLHAAGGLTLTAVASGFDAQVAVNVNGSRYKRLCNAIGAGRLAYIIGVLHTLMTFKPCRVSVTCDGKEQAFDQAWLVSVCNLPSYGGGLLICPQAESGDGLLDVCVVHGVSRGQLLRLFPTVVKGRHTKLPYVTMLRGRSVAVHFAQPRHAIGDGEALGTAPLAVACEPGALRVLSPLAAAGALGEAGPGSCHASI; translated from the coding sequence ATGTATTTGTTTATCATCAATTCCCGCTCCGGCGGCGGAGCGGGCCTGCGGACTTGGCACACCGTACAAGCCTTGCTTGCGGCGCGGGCTGTTCCGTATGAAGCGCTGTTCACCCAGAGCGCTGACAGCGCAGAGAGCCAGATGCTTCACGCACTGGCCCGCCGCGACGACTGGCGCGCCGCCATTGTTGTCGGCGGCGACGGCACGATCTACAGTGTGCTGGGCGCACTGCGGCGCAGGGGTGTCCCGCTGGGCGTCATCCCGGCGGGTTCGGGCAATGACACCGCGCGCGGCTTCAGCATCCCGCTCGCGCCCGGGGCAGCGCTGGATTACGCGCTGCAAGAGCGCTGCCTCGAAGCCGATCTGCTTCACGCGGCAGGTGGTCTAACCCTGACCGCGGTGGCCAGCGGCTTCGACGCGCAGGTAGCCGTCAATGTGAACGGCAGCCGCTACAAGCGGCTGTGTAACGCCATTGGCGCCGGGCGCCTAGCCTATATCATCGGCGTGCTGCATACGCTGATGACCTTCAAGCCCTGCCGCGTCAGCGTGACCTGCGACGGCAAGGAGCAGGCCTTCGATCAGGCGTGGCTGGTCTCGGTCTGCAACCTGCCGAGCTACGGCGGCGGGCTGCTGATCTGCCCGCAGGCGGAATCAGGCGACGGCCTGCTTGACGTCTGCGTCGTGCACGGGGTCAGCCGCGGGCAATTGCTGCGGCTGTTCCCGACGGTGGTGAAGGGCAGGCATACGAAGCTGCCCTATGTCACGATGCTGCGCGGACGCAGCGTAGCCGTGCACTTCGCGCAGCCGCGCCACGCCATCGGCGACGGCGAAGCGCTGGGCACGGCGCCGCTGGCCGTGGCTTGCGAGCCGGGCGCGCTGCGCGTGCTCTCGCCGCTGGCAGCAGCCGGGGCGCTGGGCGAAGCCGGGCCCGGGTCCTGTCACGCCAGCATCTAA
- a CDS encoding transposase has product MSGTRRSYNEEYKRQAVKYIQEQTKTVAELALELDVPAKTLHKWLGQYRQFENEPIITPDKYRELERQLKEREQELADLTEEMAILKKAVHIFSNPKN; this is encoded by the coding sequence ATGAGTGGAACACGGAGAAGCTACAATGAAGAATACAAAAGACAGGCCGTAAAGTACATCCAGGAGCAGACGAAAACGGTGGCGGAATTGGCCCTGGAGCTGGATGTCCCCGCCAAAACGTTGCATAAATGGCTAGGTCAGTACCGGCAGTTTGAGAATGAGCCCATCATTACTCCAGACAAATACAGAGAGCTGGAACGTCAACTGAAGGAGCGGGAGCAAGAACTCGCAGACCTGACAGAGGAGATGGCCATCCTAAAAAAAGCCGTGCACATCTTCAGCAATCCAAAGAACTGA
- a CDS encoding GTP pyrophosphokinase: protein MQKWQINEDFAKQVENFKALPALYRHALNELENKIDIIRTEWQVRDGFSPIEHVKCRIKEPKSIVQKMQRKGYELNLDNMEQHIHDIAGMRIVCAFVKDIYRLVDHLCAREDIRVLEIKDYIAHPKPNGYQSLHLIVAIPLVLLDGTRWVKAEMQLRTLAMDFWASMEHILYYKFDKQLPSHVAEELKEAARAADELDQKMLRLRREILELSEGSGGNES from the coding sequence ATGCAAAAGTGGCAGATTAACGAGGATTTTGCCAAGCAGGTTGAGAATTTCAAGGCTTTGCCGGCGCTGTACCGCCATGCTCTGAATGAGCTTGAGAATAAAATCGATATCATCCGGACCGAGTGGCAGGTGCGGGACGGCTTCAGCCCGATCGAGCATGTGAAGTGCCGGATCAAAGAACCGAAGAGCATTGTGCAAAAGATGCAGCGCAAGGGCTATGAGCTGAACCTGGATAATATGGAACAGCACATCCATGATATTGCGGGGATGCGGATTGTCTGCGCCTTCGTGAAGGATATCTACCGGCTGGTGGATCACCTGTGCGCCCGCGAGGATATCCGTGTGCTTGAGATTAAGGATTACATCGCCCATCCGAAGCCGAACGGCTACCAGAGCCTGCACCTTATTGTGGCTATACCACTGGTGCTGCTGGATGGTACCCGCTGGGTGAAGGCAGAGATGCAGCTCCGTACCCTGGCGATGGATTTCTGGGCCAGCATGGAGCATATTCTCTACTATAAATTCGACAAACAGCTGCCTTCCCACGTGGCCGAGGAGCTGAAGGAAGCCGCCCGCGCCGCTGATGAGCTGGACCAGAAGATGCTCCGCCTGCGCCGGGAGATTCTGGAGCTGTCCGAAGGCAGCGGCGGCAACGAGTCTTAA
- a CDS encoding IS3 family transposase: MQRAGTSTEGAGARTRRPDRGDGYPKKSRAHLQQSKELRFRFIEDHRSEFRVEKMCSVFQVSRSGYYKWRTAKPSPQATRKALLLKRIAYHFHDSKGRYGSPKIKVLLVREGHQVSERTVGKYMKELGLRSCVAKRFRVCTTDSNHPLPIAPNLLNQQFHTEKPNQTWVADITYIPCREGRMYLASVLDLCTREIVGWRLSDRMTTDLVQGALDAAYQAKRPGKGLIHHSDRGSQYASADYRERLKTYQMTASMSRKGNCYDNACIESFHSLLKKELVYWNRFKTKQQAYDAIFQYIEFFYNRKRIHGALGYVSPVQFAATFKRKTL, translated from the coding sequence ATACAGAGAGCTGGAACGTCAACTGAAGGAGCGGGAGCAAGAACTCGCAGACCTGACAGAGGAGATGGCTATCCTAAAAAAAGCCGTGCACATCTTCAGCAATCCAAAGAACTGAGATTTCGGTTTATTGAAGATCATCGCTCCGAGTTCCGCGTGGAGAAGATGTGCAGTGTCTTTCAGGTGTCCCGGAGCGGGTATTACAAATGGAGAACAGCGAAGCCCAGCCCTCAAGCCACTCGTAAAGCCTTGTTGCTAAAGCGGATTGCCTATCATTTTCACGACTCTAAGGGTCGCTATGGCAGCCCCAAAATCAAGGTTCTCCTAGTGCGTGAAGGGCACCAGGTCAGTGAACGCACGGTAGGCAAGTACATGAAAGAACTGGGGCTGCGCTCTTGTGTCGCAAAGAGATTTCGCGTATGCACCACCGACTCCAACCATCCGCTACCCATTGCCCCCAACTTGTTAAACCAGCAATTTCACACGGAAAAGCCGAACCAGACGTGGGTAGCGGATATCACCTACATTCCCTGCCGGGAAGGACGAATGTACTTGGCGAGCGTGCTGGACCTGTGTACCCGGGAGATTGTCGGCTGGCGGCTTAGCGACCGGATGACCACTGACCTCGTACAGGGCGCTCTGGACGCTGCCTACCAGGCCAAACGCCCCGGAAAGGGCTTGATTCACCATTCGGATCGAGGCTCCCAGTACGCCTCTGCAGACTACCGGGAACGCCTAAAGACGTACCAGATGACCGCAAGCATGAGCCGCAAAGGAAACTGTTATGATAACGCCTGTATCGAATCTTTTCACAGCCTCTTAAAAAAAGAGTTGGTGTACTGGAATCGATTTAAAACGAAGCAACAGGCGTATGATGCCATTTTCCAGTACATTGAATTTTTCTACAACCGTAAACGAATCCATGGGGCACTGGGGTACGTTTCTCCGGTTCAGTTTGCAGCCACATTTAAGCGAAAAACGTTGTAG
- the ctaD gene encoding cytochrome c oxidase subunit I: MDWITTVDHKKIAILYLWAGGLFFGIGGLEAILIRIQLIKPMNTFLDAQTFNELITMHGTTMIFLGVMPVIFALMNAVIPLQIGARDVAFPFLNSLGFWTFLFGGLLLNLSWVMGGAPDAGWTAYTPLSGKGYSASHGVDFYTIGLQIAGLGTLIGGINFLATIITMRAPGMSFMRMPMFAWATFITSAIILFAFPAVTVGLVLLTFDRILDANFFDVAGGGNPVLWQHIFWIFGHPEVYILILPAFGIISEVIPTFSRKRLFGYSSMVFATILIAFLGFMVWAHHMFTTGLGPVANALFSVSTMLIAVPTGIKIFNWLFTMWGGQVRFTTPNLFAAGFIPTFTMGGVTGVMLASAPADFQFHDTYFVVAHFHYVIVGGLVLGLFAGLHYWWPKMFGRMLSESLGKWTFWTFIIGFHLTFFVQHFLGLMGMQRRVFTYLPNQQFDTLNLVSTVGAFLMGVGMIIFLVNVFLTSRRPADAPDDPWEDGRTLEWTIPSPPPEYNFKQTPLVRGLDAFWKEKMAGHKGMTPAEPVGPIHMPSATILPFLMSVGIFIAGLGFMFSRDEFSSSIMSFLFNNYIVTALGLLITFGSMLMRSLFDDHGWHIEPEELEGR, translated from the coding sequence ATGGACTGGATTACCACCGTCGACCACAAAAAAATAGCCATCCTGTATCTATGGGCAGGCGGCCTCTTCTTCGGCATTGGAGGTCTGGAGGCCATCCTGATCCGTATTCAGCTGATCAAGCCGATGAATACCTTCCTGGATGCCCAGACCTTCAACGAACTGATTACCATGCATGGCACGACCATGATCTTTCTGGGAGTCATGCCGGTTATTTTCGCGCTGATGAATGCGGTGATTCCGCTGCAGATCGGCGCGCGCGATGTTGCCTTTCCTTTTCTCAACTCGCTGGGCTTCTGGACCTTCCTGTTCGGCGGTCTCTTGCTTAACCTCAGCTGGGTCATGGGCGGTGCGCCCGATGCGGGCTGGACGGCCTATACCCCGCTATCGGGTAAGGGCTACAGCGCCTCGCATGGGGTGGACTTTTATACGATAGGACTGCAGATTGCCGGTCTCGGCACCCTGATTGGCGGGATTAACTTCCTGGCTACCATCATCACGATGCGCGCACCGGGGATGTCCTTCATGCGGATGCCGATGTTCGCCTGGGCCACCTTTATTACCTCAGCTATTATCCTATTTGCCTTCCCTGCGGTTACCGTAGGACTTGTCCTGCTTACCTTCGACCGGATTTTGGACGCCAACTTCTTCGATGTTGCCGGAGGGGGGAACCCCGTGCTGTGGCAGCATATCTTCTGGATCTTCGGCCATCCCGAAGTATACATTCTGATTCTCCCGGCCTTCGGGATCATCTCCGAGGTCATTCCGACCTTCTCGCGCAAGCGGCTGTTCGGGTACAGCTCCATGGTCTTCGCGACGATTCTGATCGCCTTCCTGGGCTTCATGGTCTGGGCGCATCATATGTTCACCACCGGCCTCGGTCCGGTAGCGAACGCCTTGTTCTCTGTCTCTACCATGCTGATTGCCGTCCCGACCGGGATCAAGATCTTCAACTGGCTGTTCACCATGTGGGGCGGACAGGTACGGTTCACGACTCCGAATCTGTTCGCGGCCGGGTTCATTCCCACCTTCACGATGGGCGGGGTAACCGGGGTGATGCTGGCTTCCGCGCCGGCAGACTTCCAGTTCCATGATACGTACTTCGTGGTGGCGCATTTCCACTATGTAATCGTTGGAGGTCTGGTGCTCGGTCTGTTCGCCGGACTGCACTACTGGTGGCCGAAGATGTTCGGACGGATGCTCAGCGAATCCTTGGGCAAGTGGACCTTCTGGACCTTCATTATCGGGTTCCACTTAACGTTCTTCGTGCAGCATTTCCTGGGACTGATGGGGATGCAGCGGCGCGTATTCACCTATTTGCCGAACCAGCAGTTCGACACGCTCAACCTGGTCAGTACGGTGGGGGCGTTCCTGATGGGAGTGGGCATGATTATCTTCCTTGTAAATGTATTCTTGACCTCCAGACGGCCGGCGGATGCGCCGGATGACCCGTGGGAAGACGGGCGGACGCTGGAATGGACGATCCCTTCGCCGCCGCCGGAATATAACTTCAAGCAGACGCCGCTGGTGCGGGGCCTGGATGCTTTCTGGAAAGAGAAAATGGCCGGGCATAAGGGGATGACCCCGGCGGAGCCGGTTGGCCCGATTCATATGCCGTCGGCCACGATTCTGCCGTTCCTCATGTCCGTCGGTATCTTCATTGCAGGCCTTGGCTTCATGTTCAGCCGTGATGAATTCAGCAGCAGCATCATGAGTTTCCTGTTCAATAACTATATTGTTACGGCGCTGGGGCTGCTTATTACCTTCGGATCGATGCTGATGCGGTCGCTGTTCGATGATCACGGCTGGCATATTGAACCCGAAGAGCTGGAAGGAAGGTGA
- a CDS encoding cytochrome c oxidase subunit 3 — protein MTTAHAEAADGTLPHEPEKATLEGRNKVLAFWLFLGGEAVLFGTLFATFLALRNQTNEGPSAAELFHLPLVAAATLLLLVSSLTSVFAIQAMHRGNVAQLRNWLLVTVLLGLAFLILEIYEFSVYVRHEEFGMTTSAFSSAFYTLVGFHGAHVAFGILWIAVLIGQLLHKGLTVVTAPKIYVSAMYWHFIDVVWVFIFTVVYLLGKVG, from the coding sequence ATGACAACGGCACATGCTGAAGCAGCGGACGGTACACTCCCGCATGAACCTGAGAAAGCGACACTGGAAGGACGCAATAAAGTGCTGGCCTTCTGGCTGTTCCTCGGGGGGGAAGCGGTGCTCTTCGGCACCCTGTTCGCTACCTTCCTGGCGCTGCGCAATCAGACGAATGAGGGACCCTCGGCGGCTGAGCTGTTCCACCTGCCGCTGGTTGCGGCAGCGACGCTGCTCCTCCTGGTCAGCAGTCTGACCAGTGTGTTCGCCATTCAGGCCATGCACCGGGGGAATGTGGCCCAGCTCCGGAACTGGCTGCTGGTAACCGTCCTGCTTGGTCTTGCATTCCTGATCCTGGAGATCTACGAGTTCAGCGTTTATGTCAGACATGAGGAATTCGGGATGACGACGAGTGCGTTCAGCTCGGCCTTTTATACGCTGGTCGGGTTCCATGGTGCCCATGTGGCGTTCGGGATTCTGTGGATCGCCGTGCTGATCGGACAATTGCTGCATAAAGGCTTGACGGTCGTTACCGCACCGAAGATTTACGTGTCGGCAATGTATTGGCATTTCATTGATGTGGTGTGGGTCTTTATCTTCACAGTCGTATACCTGCTCGGAAAGGTGGGGTGA
- a CDS encoding DUF4870 domain-containing protein — MSPFRSSTGLPDNLAAALCYFFPFIGAIIFLALEKRSRFVLFHSLQSLIAFGALMIAHVLSGFIPLLGDLAGALISLCSFAVWLLMIYHALGSRWFKLPWVGEIAESQLRQL; from the coding sequence TTGTCGCCTTTCAGATCTTCCACCGGACTGCCCGATAACCTTGCCGCCGCCTTGTGTTATTTCTTCCCGTTCATCGGGGCCATTATTTTCCTCGCGCTGGAGAAGCGCAGCCGCTTCGTCCTGTTCCACTCGCTTCAATCCCTGATTGCCTTCGGAGCCCTTATGATCGCCCATGTACTCAGCGGTTTCATTCCGCTTCTCGGGGATCTGGCGGGCGCCCTGATCTCCCTCTGCAGCTTCGCCGTCTGGCTCCTGATGATCTACCATGCCCTGGGCAGCAGATGGTTCAAGCTCCCCTGGGTGGGGGAAATCGCCGAGAGCCAGCTGCGGCAGCTGTAG
- a CDS encoding IS3 family transposase has product MQRAGTSTEGAGARTRRPDRGDGHPKKSRAHLQQSKELRFRFIEDHRSEFRVEKMCSVFQVSRSGYYKWRTAKPSPQATRKALLLKRIAYHFHDSKGRYGSPKIKVLLVREGHQVSERTVGKYMKELGLRSCVAKRFRVCTTDSNHPLPIAPNLLNQQFHTEKPNQTWVADITYIPCREGRMYLASVLDLCTREIVGWRLSDRMTTDLVQGALDAAYQAKRPGKGLIHHSDRGSQYASADYRERLKTYQMTASMSRKGNCYDNACIESFHSLLKKELVYWNRFKTKQQAYDAIFQYIEFFYNRKRIHGALGYVSPVQFAATFKRKTAVSVNRGHPLRE; this is encoded by the coding sequence ATACAGAGAGCTGGAACGTCAACTGAAGGAGCGGGAGCAAGAACTCGCAGACCTGACAGAGGAGATGGCCATCCTAAAAAAAGCCGTGCACATCTTCAGCAATCCAAAGAACTGAGATTTCGGTTTATTGAAGATCATCGCTCCGAGTTCCGCGTGGAGAAGATGTGCAGTGTCTTTCAGGTGTCCCGGAGCGGGTATTACAAATGGAGAACAGCGAAGCCCAGCCCTCAAGCCACTCGTAAAGCCTTGTTGCTAAAGCGGATTGCCTATCATTTTCACGACTCTAAGGGTCGCTATGGCAGCCCCAAAATCAAGGTTCTCCTAGTGCGTGAAGGGCACCAGGTCAGTGAACGCACGGTAGGCAAGTACATGAAAGAACTGGGGCTGCGCTCTTGTGTCGCAAAGAGATTTCGCGTATGCACCACCGACTCCAACCATCCGCTACCCATTGCCCCCAACTTGTTAAACCAGCAATTTCACACGGAAAAGCCGAACCAGACGTGGGTAGCGGATATCACCTACATTCCCTGCCGGGAAGGACGAATGTACTTGGCGAGCGTGCTGGACCTGTGTACCCGGGAGATTGTCGGCTGGCGGCTTAGCGACCGGATGACCACTGACCTCGTACAGGGCGCTCTGGACGCTGCCTACCAGGCCAAACGCCCCGGAAAGGGCTTGATTCACCATTCGGATCGAGGCTCCCAGTACGCCTCTGCAGACTACCGGGAACGCCTAAAGACGTACCAGATGACCGCAAGCATGAGCCGCAAAGGAAACTGTTATGATAACGCCTGTATCGAATCTTTTCACAGCCTCTTAAAAAAAGAGTTGGTGTACTGGAATCGATTTAAAACGAAGCAACAGGCGTATGATGCCATTTTCCAGTACATTGAATTTTTCTACAACCGTAAACGAATCCATGGGGCACTGGGGTACGTTTCTCCGGTTCAGTTTGCAGCCACATTTAAGCGAAAAACTGCTGTTAGTGTTAACCGTGGACACCCGTTAAGAGAATAG
- a CDS encoding transposase has product MSGTRRSYNEEYKRQAVKYIQEQTKTVAELALELDVPAKTLHKWLGQYRQFENEPIITPDKYRELERQLKEREQELADLTEEMAILKKAVHIFSNPKN; this is encoded by the coding sequence ATGAGTGGAACACGGAGAAGCTACAATGAAGAATACAAAAGACAGGCCGTAAAGTACATCCAGGAGCAGACGAAAACGGTGGCGGAATTGGCCCTGGAGCTGGATGTCCCCGCCAAAACGTTGCATAAATGGCTAGGTCAGTACCGGCAGTTTGAGAATGAGCCCATCATTACTCCAGACAAATACAGAGAGCTGGAACGTCAACTGAAGGAGCGGGAGCAAGAACTCGCAGACCTGACAGAGGAGATGGCTATCCTAAAAAAAGCCGTGCACATCTTCAGCAATCCAAAGAACTGA
- a CDS encoding zinc ribbon domain-containing protein — protein sequence MNLLQRIKDGASRVSEKAQSSVEVSKLNGQISDIEHEMQVEFLKMGKLFYEGYRSRDMSVAEGQMIELARGCNKLQEQIEDVRSRIAELRNERLCACGQIVGLDANFCPHCGRKLEPRKPEDKGISLRKEPSSAAAAAAAPSAVTVHTVLEHEDEEDQYYGEEELTEAERELARRPEARVQYAEVLPELEEEAELGEADRIAAGSDRSRREADELERERERQLELDRRIRDWKASEPAEERVAGDADTREVVNCQICRADLPKGSMWCPRCGSEQI from the coding sequence ATGAATTTACTGCAACGCATTAAAGACGGTGCCAGCCGGGTGAGTGAAAAAGCGCAAAGCTCGGTGGAAGTGAGCAAGCTGAATGGGCAGATTTCAGATATTGAGCATGAGATGCAAGTTGAATTTCTCAAAATGGGGAAGCTGTTCTACGAGGGATATCGTTCAAGGGATATGTCGGTGGCTGAAGGCCAGATGATCGAGCTTGCGCGGGGCTGTAACAAGCTGCAGGAGCAGATCGAGGACGTACGCTCTAGAATTGCCGAACTGAGAAATGAACGCTTGTGTGCCTGCGGTCAGATCGTAGGGCTGGATGCCAATTTCTGTCCGCATTGCGGACGTAAGCTGGAACCACGCAAGCCGGAAGATAAGGGAATTTCACTGCGTAAAGAACCGTCTTCGGCGGCTGCTGCTGCCGCAGCGCCGTCTGCGGTTACCGTACATACGGTGCTGGAGCATGAAGACGAGGAAGACCAGTACTACGGCGAGGAAGAGCTGACCGAAGCGGAACGGGAGCTGGCGAGAAGACCCGAAGCGCGTGTGCAGTATGCAGAGGTACTGCCCGAACTGGAGGAAGAGGCAGAGCTGGGGGAGGCGGACCGGATAGCTGCAGGTTCTGACCGGAGCCGCCGGGAGGCAGATGAACTGGAACGGGAACGGGAGCGGCAACTGGAGCTGGACCGCCGGATCAGGGACTGGAAAGCAAGTGAGCCAGCCGAAGAACGCGTAGCCGGAGATGCGGATACACGGGAGGTCGTGAATTGTCAGATCTGCCGCGCCGACTTGCCGAAGGGCTCCATGTGGTGCCCGCGCTGCGGCTCGGAACAAATATAG
- a CDS encoding TrmB family transcriptional regulator: MEQLLLHLRNLGFTEMESKIMVELATKGQASGYEVAKQLGVSRSNVYAALQRLTQQGYVRCGEGEPARYSVLDPEELATMISGRVQASLAYMESEMPRGGPVSPSFYNVEGDRNVIGELVRQLNLAAQEIVVDVWREEASLLRSELEQAEKRGVKLLWAFDGGDAVPAPYPVWPPLPGKPQRSGGRKFSFVVDRSWCMLGMRYEDGSAQAVITEHPVLVELLLKSFTQELVLFELEEDMGPELQRRYGERYSRIYSKYVLHDQEESGEEPEE; encoded by the coding sequence ATGGAACAGTTGCTGCTGCATCTGCGCAATTTGGGTTTCACAGAGATGGAATCCAAAATTATGGTTGAGCTGGCCACCAAGGGCCAGGCTTCGGGCTATGAAGTGGCAAAGCAGCTAGGAGTATCAAGATCGAACGTATACGCGGCGCTTCAGCGCCTGACTCAGCAAGGCTACGTGCGCTGCGGAGAAGGGGAGCCGGCACGCTACAGTGTGCTGGACCCGGAAGAGCTGGCCACGATGATATCCGGCCGGGTGCAGGCCTCGCTTGCCTATATGGAGAGTGAAATGCCGCGCGGGGGTCCTGTCAGCCCCTCTTTCTACAACGTGGAGGGTGACCGGAATGTCATTGGAGAGCTGGTCCGCCAGCTGAATCTTGCCGCTCAGGAGATTGTGGTGGATGTGTGGCGGGAGGAAGCCTCGCTGCTGCGCAGTGAGCTTGAGCAGGCGGAGAAGCGCGGAGTGAAGCTCTTGTGGGCTTTTGACGGCGGCGATGCTGTACCGGCACCTTATCCGGTATGGCCGCCCCTGCCGGGCAAGCCGCAGCGCAGCGGAGGCCGTAAGTTCTCCTTCGTCGTGGACCGGAGCTGGTGCATGCTCGGTATGCGTTATGAGGACGGGAGCGCCCAGGCCGTGATTACCGAGCATCCGGTGCTGGTGGAGCTGTTGCTCAAATCTTTTACACAGGAATTGGTACTGTTCGAGCTTGAGGAAGATATGGGCCCTGAACTGCAGCGCCGCTACGGGGAGCGCTACAGCCGGATTTACAGCAAATATGTGCTGCATGATCAGGAGGAATCCGGGGAAGAGCCGGAGGAATAG